From one Bacillus clarus genomic stretch:
- a CDS encoding GNAT family N-acetyltransferase, with amino-acid sequence MDIDLLVNRPEHIEDVAKMVYKEFVIPTSSKKTYEEVVDFFKETYADIFPITFIANVDGQCVGTVSVFENDWKERPQYKPWLASLYVEPSYRSQKIGFYLIKDLLKHMKKIGYTKVFLKTKNASAYYEKRDWERIETVLDEQGENVDIFKYTLLK; translated from the coding sequence ATGGACATTGATTTATTAGTAAATCGGCCAGAGCATATAGAAGATGTTGCTAAAATGGTTTATAAAGAATTTGTTATACCAACTAGTAGTAAAAAAACATATGAAGAAGTTGTCGATTTTTTTAAGGAAACATACGCAGATATATTTCCAATCACTTTTATAGCGAATGTAGATGGTCAATGTGTAGGGACAGTATCAGTATTTGAAAACGATTGGAAAGAAAGACCTCAATATAAACCTTGGTTGGCATCTTTATATGTTGAGCCTTCATATCGAAGTCAAAAGATAGGGTTTTATTTAATCAAAGACTTGCTAAAACATATGAAAAAAATAGGTTATACGAAAGTATTTTTAAAGACAAAAAATGCTTCAGCTTACTATGAAAAAAGAGATTGGGAACGCATTGAAACAGTTCTAGATGAACAAGGTGAGAATGTCGATATTTTTAAATATACATTATTGAAATGA
- a CDS encoding helix-turn-helix domain-containing protein, whose translation MDNLLQMFRDALLISEPIYKTNEPLWSKWNAYFKDVENNNNKVLTSSYASPSFTALVSWLEKKQESGITLVQIYANIDLYKEEIYEEIKGCIEKEFQDVVSSNFIVLETDKNTNKINTVNQEDYYEVNNSAVYYKLRDGIAKNQFEEDEKRKVLQYPIETKSSNGVAQLSSHKDEDLRLTNNEEAARWNTLVDDVMSNMDDLTADCLDAITIQWINQAKSPDEFIDFSYEQVLEMCNIPKTVVKNKEYYRAEDKIKIAKRIAALASIFIYLNDDNEVVVLNDRDDEGERLELKREVIKRLFVLDSVVLWRHSVTNEYMGIESCRIKPGSFLTNYLYGSNNTTALLSKKALEYNSYRHKYHKRLIRYLTWQWRIRQMYSSLKKPYSIGGDKGLLSVMDIQKEWKPNRIREQLENVLMDLEKEKVISHWEYSEALDEQQIGKRNWFKNYYSNLGITILPPEEMLQSMDRVIGIGNKIIEEPQEQLPVVAVVEKVRKVVESVEQREKRIRDQILKVHNEKNVSIREIADEVSISPSTLSRFCNYKTKRLSKKALEKLTKWCERQEILEKM comes from the coding sequence GTGGATAACTTATTGCAAATGTTCCGAGATGCATTGTTAATCTCTGAGCCAATTTATAAAACGAATGAACCTTTATGGAGTAAGTGGAATGCATACTTTAAAGATGTTGAAAACAATAATAATAAGGTACTAACCTCATCTTACGCTTCACCTTCATTTACTGCATTAGTATCGTGGTTAGAGAAAAAGCAAGAGTCCGGAATTACATTAGTACAAATTTATGCAAATATTGATTTATATAAGGAAGAAATATATGAGGAAATTAAAGGATGTATAGAAAAAGAATTTCAGGATGTAGTTTCTTCAAATTTTATAGTTTTAGAAACCGATAAAAATACAAATAAAATAAATACAGTGAACCAGGAGGATTATTACGAAGTAAATAATTCTGCTGTGTATTATAAACTAAGAGATGGAATTGCAAAGAATCAATTTGAAGAAGATGAAAAAAGAAAAGTTTTACAATACCCTATTGAAACGAAGTCTTCTAATGGTGTTGCTCAACTTTCTTCACATAAAGATGAGGATCTAAGACTTACAAATAATGAAGAAGCTGCTCGATGGAATACACTTGTTGATGATGTAATGAGTAATATGGATGATTTAACGGCAGATTGTTTAGATGCAATTACCATACAGTGGATAAACCAAGCAAAATCTCCAGACGAGTTCATTGATTTTTCTTATGAGCAAGTTTTAGAGATGTGCAACATTCCAAAGACAGTCGTCAAAAATAAAGAATATTATCGAGCTGAAGATAAAATTAAAATAGCAAAGAGAATTGCAGCTTTGGCAAGTATATTTATTTATCTAAATGATGATAACGAGGTTGTAGTATTAAATGATCGTGATGATGAAGGAGAACGATTAGAATTAAAACGTGAGGTTATTAAAAGGTTATTTGTATTAGATTCGGTTGTATTGTGGAGACATAGTGTTACAAATGAATACATGGGTATAGAATCTTGTCGCATTAAGCCAGGCAGCTTCTTAACCAATTATTTATATGGATCAAATAATACAACGGCTTTATTGTCTAAAAAAGCACTTGAATACAATAGCTATAGACATAAATATCATAAAAGATTAATTCGATATTTAACGTGGCAATGGAGAATTAGACAAATGTATTCATCATTGAAAAAGCCATATTCTATAGGAGGAGACAAGGGATTATTATCAGTAATGGATATCCAAAAAGAATGGAAACCTAATCGTATTAGAGAACAATTAGAGAATGTATTAATGGATTTAGAAAAAGAAAAAGTAATTTCTCATTGGGAGTATAGTGAAGCTCTGGATGAACAACAAATTGGGAAGAGGAATTGGTTCAAAAATTATTATTCTAACCTAGGAATAACTATTTTACCGCCTGAAGAAATGCTACAGTCAATGGATAGGGTAATAGGAATAGGAAATAAAATTATAGAGGAACCTCAAGAACAACTACCTGTAGTGGCAGTTGTTGAAAAAGTTAGGAAGGTTGTAGAATCAGTCGAACAAAGAGAGAAGAGAATTCGTGACCAAATATTGAAAGTGCATAATGAGAAAAATGTAAGCATTCGTGAAATAGCAGATGAAGTGAGTATTTCGCCATCTACATTGTCTAGATTTTGTAATTATAAAACAAAACGGTTATCTAAAAAAGCTTTAGAAAAGTTAACAAAATGGTGTGAAAGACAAGAAATACTAGAAAAGATGTAA
- a CDS encoding RsfA family transcriptional regulator translates to MVISRQDSWTNDNDLLLATIVLQNIHNGGTQLAAFKEVAKQLARTPAACGFRWNSYVRKQYEDEIQHAKQHRKAKEYKFSYKKEKELTPSPITLDDVITFLRNYKEHNDMKDLRKKIIDLTNERDSLLQRLTVYEDEYRSLLTYIDKTRNIIVGDEKEKTHS, encoded by the coding sequence ATGGTAATTTCAAGACAAGATTCATGGACTAATGATAACGATTTACTTCTGGCAACAATAGTACTTCAGAATATTCATAACGGTGGAACACAGTTAGCTGCATTTAAAGAGGTAGCTAAACAATTAGCGAGGACACCTGCTGCTTGTGGATTTCGTTGGAACTCATATGTCCGAAAACAATACGAAGACGAAATACAACATGCTAAACAACATCGAAAAGCGAAAGAATACAAATTCTCTTATAAAAAAGAAAAAGAATTAACTCCTTCACCTATTACATTAGATGACGTCATTACCTTTTTGCGAAATTATAAAGAACATAACGATATGAAAGATTTACGAAAAAAAATTATAGATTTAACAAATGAGCGGGATTCACTTCTGCAGCGTTTAACTGTATACGAAGACGAATACCGCTCATTACTAACTTATATAGACAAAACAAGAAATATTATTGTAGGCGATGAAAAGGAAAAAACACATTCTTAA
- a CDS encoding alpha/beta-type small acid-soluble spore protein, translating to MQIRENNNSNEILIAAAASAIEQMKYEIAKEFGVTLGPDSTARANGSVGGEITKRLIRMAQEQLSGQYKIH from the coding sequence ATGCAAATTCGAGAAAATAATAATTCAAACGAAATTTTGATAGCAGCTGCAGCAAGCGCTATTGAGCAAATGAAATATGAAATTGCAAAAGAATTTGGCGTTACACTTGGGCCGGATTCAACAGCACGAGCAAATGGTTCAGTAGGCGGAGAAATTACGAAACGTTTAATTCGTATGGCACAAGAGCAATTATCTGGTCAATATAAAATTCACTAA